In the Burkholderia glumae LMG 2196 = ATCC 33617 genome, one interval contains:
- a CDS encoding IS3-like element ISBugl1 family transposase (programmed frameshift), whose protein sequence is MDVLTGPERRRRWTAEQKLAMVRESFEPGKSVSMVARQHGVNPNQLFHWRKLYQDGSLSAVKAGEEVVPASELADALKQIRELQRMLGKKTMENEILREAVEYGRGKKMDSALAIVAGGQPVKLVCEVLGVSRSNVSARRSREATWRDGRQPRSTHDAPVVEAIERVISDLPSYGYRRVWGTLRRERIAAGQAPLNAKRIYRVMRTHGLLMQRRAAPVRPQRRHDGKVAVERSNQRWCSDGFEFRCDNGEPLRVTFALDCCDREAMSWAATTAGHSGDIVRDVMLAAVESRFGDVLHTESEIEWLSDNGSGYTAEETRQFAALLGLKPLTTPVCSPQSNGMAESFVKTMKRDYVAIMPKPDAATAARNLAIAFEHYNEKHPHSALKYRSPREFRRSTDSAT, encoded by the exons ATGGACGTGTTGACGGGCCCGGAGCGTCGGCGGCGCTGGACGGCAGAGCAAAAGCTGGCGATGGTTCGCGAGAGTTTCGAGCCGGGGAAATCGGTTTCGATGGTAGCGCGCCAGCACGGCGTGAATCCGAACCAGCTCTTTCACTGGCGCAAGCTGTACCAGGATGGAAGCCTGTCGGCGGTCAAGGCTGGCGAGGAAGTGGTTCCGGCCTCGGAGTTGGCCGACGCGCTCAAACAGATTCGCGAGCTGCAGCGCATGCTCGGCAAGAAGACGATGGAGAACGAGATTCTTCGCGAGGCTGTCGAATACGGCCGGG GCAAAAAAATGGATAGCGCACTCGCCATCGTTGCCGGAGGACAGCCAGTGAAACTGGTCTGCGAAGTCCTCGGCGTGTCGCGCTCGAACGTATCGGCACGCAGGTCGCGCGAGGCGACTTGGCGCGACGGGCGGCAGCCCAGATCGACCCACGATGCACCGGTGGTCGAGGCTATTGAGCGGGTTATCAGCGACTTGCCCAGCTACGGATATCGACGCGTATGGGGGACGTTGCGCCGCGAGCGTATCGCGGCGGGACAGGCACCGCTGAACGCCAAGCGCATTTACCGCGTAATGCGCACGCATGGCCTGCTGATGCAACGCAGAGCGGCACCGGTTCGGCCGCAGCGCCGTCACGATGGCAAGGTTGCGGTGGAGCGCAGCAATCAGCGCTGGTGTTCCGACGGCTTCGAGTTTCGCTGCGACAACGGCGAGCCGTTGCGCGTGACGTTCGCGCTCGACTGCTGCGACCGCGAAGCGATGAGCTGGGCGGCCACGACGGCCGGCCATAGCGGCGACATCGTGCGCGACGTGATGCTGGCTGCGGTGGAAAGCCGATTTGGGGATGTGCTGCATACCGAGTCCGAAATCGAGTGGCTGAGCGACAACGGCTCGGGCTATACGGCCGAGGAGACGCGTCAGTTTGCGGCGCTGCTCGGCCTGAAGCCGTTGACCACGCCGGTGTGCAGCCCGCAGAGCAACGGCATGGCGGAAAGCTTCGTGAAGACCATGAAGCGCGATTACGTCGCTATCATGCCGAAGCCGGACGCAGCGACCGCGGCCAGGAATCTGGCCATCGCATTCGAGCACTACAACGAAAAGCATCCCCATAGCGCGTTGAAGTACCGCTCGCCTCGCGAGTTTCGACGTTCGACGGATTCAGCAACCTAA
- the ribD gene encoding bifunctional diaminohydroxyphosphoribosylaminopyrimidine deaminase/5-amino-6-(5-phosphoribosylamino)uracil reductase RibD: MAKALELAARGLYTTTPNPRVGCVIVKHGMLIGEGYTQPAGHDHAEVRAMKDARSRGHELRGATAYVTLEPCSHYGRTPPCAKGLVEAGIATVVAAMEDPNPQVSGRGYAMLREAGIEVRGGVLEDEARELNIGFVSRMTRARPWVRMKMAASLDGRSALPDGASQWITGSAARADGHAWRARACSILTGIGTVRRDDPQLNVRGIDTPRQPRRVLIDARLDLPHEARLMAGPPPLVFCGELDASARARADALRARGAEVVSLASARGSVDLAAVLAELGGRGDNELHVEAGRTLSGALLRAGLVDELLVYVAPSLLGADAAAMFELSAPISLESRVKLRFHEVERVGEDLRILARFEGAP, encoded by the coding sequence ATGGCGAAGGCGCTGGAGTTGGCGGCGCGGGGGCTTTATACGACCACGCCGAATCCGCGGGTCGGCTGCGTGATCGTCAAGCACGGGATGCTGATCGGCGAGGGCTACACGCAGCCGGCCGGCCACGATCATGCCGAGGTGCGCGCGATGAAGGATGCGCGTTCGCGCGGCCACGAACTGCGCGGCGCGACCGCCTACGTGACGCTCGAACCGTGCAGCCATTACGGCCGCACGCCGCCCTGCGCGAAGGGGCTGGTCGAGGCGGGCATCGCCACCGTGGTGGCGGCGATGGAGGACCCGAACCCGCAGGTGTCGGGGCGCGGTTACGCGATGCTGCGCGAGGCCGGCATCGAGGTGCGCGGCGGCGTGCTGGAGGATGAGGCGCGCGAGCTCAATATCGGGTTCGTGTCGCGCATGACGCGCGCTCGGCCCTGGGTGCGCATGAAGATGGCCGCCTCGCTCGACGGCCGCAGCGCGCTGCCCGACGGCGCGAGCCAGTGGATCACCGGCTCGGCCGCACGCGCCGACGGCCATGCCTGGCGCGCGCGGGCCTGCTCGATCCTGACTGGCATCGGCACCGTGCGCCGCGACGATCCGCAGCTGAACGTGCGCGGCATCGACACGCCGCGCCAGCCGCGGCGCGTGTTGATCGATGCTCGGCTCGACCTGCCTCACGAGGCGCGGCTGATGGCCGGCCCGCCGCCGCTGGTGTTTTGCGGCGAACTCGACGCATCGGCGCGGGCGCGTGCCGATGCGCTGCGCGCGCGAGGCGCCGAGGTGGTGTCGCTGGCCAGCGCACGCGGCTCGGTCGACCTGGCCGCCGTGCTGGCGGAATTGGGCGGGCGCGGCGACAACGAACTGCACGTGGAAGCGGGGCGCACGCTGAGCGGCGCGCTGCTGCGCGCGGGGCTGGTGGACGAGTTGCTGGTCTATGTCGCGCCGAGCCTGCTGGGCGCCGATGCGGCGGCGATGTTCGAGCTCAGCGCGCCGATCTCGCTGGAGTCGCGCGTGAAGCTGCGCTTTCACGAAGTCGAGCGGGTAGGCGAGGACCTGCGGATCCTGGCGCGGTTCGAGGGCGCGCCCTGA
- a CDS encoding formylglycine-generating enzyme family protein, translating to MTIKLADNPNRLTDREAMGLPETFVARTPVALLAGHEDLLGAGAPCLVEIAEDPAQPFARRHAAGALLGLLGDPRIRPFEPAMRRIEAARARIGLDPAALGRVLAEWERVGVIEPWIAKECPAHTVELAAYALMRYPVSNLEYRLFLEDTGSTELPSSWAFGVYPAERSNHPVWSVSAEAADHYARWLAQKTGRAFRLPSEAEWEYAAAGGAAREYPWGDAFDPAAANTVEAGPLSTTPVGIFPAGRSVFGIDDMGGNVEEYVADDYRAYPGGNAIDDDLAVTQGAYRVARGGSFTRFGDLARCARRHGRYQRDIYAMGFRLAETL from the coding sequence ATGACCATCAAGTTGGCTGACAATCCGAACCGCCTCACCGATCGCGAGGCAATGGGCCTGCCCGAAACCTTCGTCGCGCGCACGCCGGTCGCGCTGCTGGCCGGCCACGAGGACCTGCTCGGCGCCGGCGCGCCGTGCCTGGTCGAAATCGCCGAGGATCCCGCCCAGCCGTTCGCGCGCCGTCACGCGGCGGGCGCCTTGCTCGGCCTGCTTGGCGACCCCCGCATTCGTCCGTTCGAGCCGGCGATGCGACGCATCGAGGCGGCGCGGGCGCGGATCGGTCTCGATCCGGCCGCGCTCGGGCGCGTGCTGGCCGAGTGGGAGCGGGTCGGCGTGATCGAGCCGTGGATCGCGAAGGAATGCCCGGCGCATACCGTCGAGCTGGCGGCCTATGCGCTGATGCGCTATCCGGTCAGCAACCTCGAATACCGCCTGTTCCTCGAGGACACCGGCTCGACCGAGCTGCCCAGTTCCTGGGCCTTCGGCGTCTATCCGGCCGAGCGTTCGAATCATCCGGTGTGGTCGGTATCGGCCGAGGCGGCCGACCACTATGCGCGCTGGCTCGCGCAGAAGACCGGGCGCGCGTTCCGGCTGCCGAGCGAGGCCGAATGGGAATACGCGGCGGCCGGCGGCGCGGCGCGCGAATATCCCTGGGGCGACGCGTTCGATCCTGCCGCCGCGAACACGGTCGAGGCGGGCCCGCTGAGCACCACGCCGGTCGGCATCTTTCCGGCCGGCCGCAGCGTGTTCGGCATCGACGACATGGGCGGCAATGTCGAGGAATACGTCGCCGACGACTATCGTGCCTATCCCGGCGGCAACGCGATCGACGACGATCTCGCCGTGACCCAGGGCGCCTATCGCGTCGCGCGAGGCGGCAGCTTCACGCGCTTCGGCGACCTGGCGCGCTGCGCGCGCCGCCACGGGCGCTACCAGCGCGACATCTACGCGATGGGCTTCCGGCTCGCGGAGACGCTCTGA
- a CDS encoding WD40 repeat domain-containing protein, whose amino-acid sequence MIAHRSPISGIAAHRDQYVLTAGYDNQVILWDAKTQQPLARAMHDHLANQGAFSPNGDYVVTSSSDYTARLWTVPNLRLVAVFADQEDDVEMSVFHPSKPLVATASRDHRVRVYDFSGRLVQTFEGHTADVISVEWMSDADELVSSSDDGTIKRWSLATGGLVGDIDLNGIETDTIVIAPDSRIFAGNDEGEIIMIDGDRRTTLKAHDAGVKRLVLDGRRGLLVSLSYDRTMRLWKVGEGVPEASGSTQLPPEVWPRSCSFEGDDHIVFSTFHSTYRRYNWKLSRWDTREIAPTHGANAAIAIDGKVWTVGDAGVVRVDGVEHANTHSLCNFLTVAGDVVLTGGQLGKVFDARNGRELYQHRSPLNCAASFEHEGVTHAIVGAYTGEGIVLRIEGDKVRHVRDLPLHPNAVKGVARSGDLLFSVAADASATWVRCSTLEIVATLPDAHDKIANGCAGLGEGYFASISRDLKLRIWSPDQQVESIDTPHTHSIKCVSASGDGRYIATGSYYGRVAIYDRVERRWSFDARVSTAGVSSLSFDPLSGHFLASSYDGQVYRVPAIPR is encoded by the coding sequence ATGATTGCCCATCGCAGCCCGATCAGCGGCATCGCCGCTCACCGCGACCAGTACGTGCTGACGGCCGGCTACGACAATCAGGTGATCCTGTGGGACGCGAAGACGCAACAGCCGCTGGCGCGCGCGATGCACGATCATCTCGCCAACCAGGGCGCGTTCTCGCCGAACGGCGACTACGTGGTGACTTCCTCGTCCGACTACACCGCGCGTCTCTGGACCGTGCCGAACCTGCGCCTGGTCGCGGTGTTCGCCGACCAGGAGGACGACGTCGAGATGAGCGTGTTCCATCCGTCCAAGCCGCTGGTGGCCACCGCTTCACGGGACCATCGCGTGCGCGTCTATGACTTCTCCGGCCGGCTGGTGCAGACCTTCGAGGGGCACACGGCCGACGTGATCTCGGTCGAGTGGATGAGCGATGCCGACGAGCTGGTCTCCTCGAGCGACGACGGCACCATCAAGCGCTGGTCACTTGCCACCGGCGGCCTGGTCGGCGACATCGACCTGAACGGCATCGAAACCGACACCATCGTGATCGCCCCGGACAGCCGCATCTTCGCCGGCAACGACGAAGGCGAGATCATCATGATCGACGGCGATCGGCGCACCACCCTCAAGGCGCACGACGCCGGCGTGAAGCGGCTGGTGCTGGACGGCCGGCGCGGCCTGCTGGTGTCGCTCTCCTACGACCGCACCATGCGGCTGTGGAAGGTCGGCGAGGGCGTGCCCGAGGCCAGCGGCAGCACGCAGTTGCCGCCCGAGGTATGGCCGCGTTCCTGCTCGTTCGAGGGCGACGACCACATCGTGTTCTCGACCTTCCATTCCACCTACCGCCGCTACAACTGGAAGCTCTCGCGCTGGGACACCAGAGAGATCGCGCCGACCCACGGTGCCAACGCGGCGATCGCGATCGACGGCAAGGTCTGGACCGTCGGCGATGCTGGCGTGGTGCGCGTGGACGGCGTGGAGCATGCGAACACGCACAGCCTCTGCAACTTCCTCACGGTGGCGGGCGACGTGGTGCTCACCGGCGGCCAGCTCGGCAAGGTGTTCGATGCGCGCAACGGGCGCGAGCTCTACCAGCATCGCTCGCCGCTCAACTGCGCGGCCAGCTTCGAGCACGAGGGCGTGACGCATGCGATCGTCGGCGCCTATACCGGCGAGGGCATCGTGCTGCGCATCGAGGGCGACAAGGTGCGCCACGTGCGCGACCTGCCGCTGCATCCGAATGCGGTGAAGGGCGTGGCGCGCTCGGGCGACCTGCTGTTCTCGGTGGCGGCCGATGCCTCGGCCACCTGGGTGCGCTGCTCGACGCTGGAGATCGTCGCCACGCTGCCCGATGCGCACGACAAGATCGCCAACGGCTGCGCCGGTCTCGGCGAGGGCTACTTCGCCTCGATCAGCCGCGATCTCAAGCTGCGGATCTGGTCGCCCGACCAGCAGGTCGAATCGATCGACACGCCGCATACGCATTCGATCAAGTGCGTGAGTGCGAGCGGCGATGGCCGTTACATCGCCACCGGCAGCTACTACGGGCGCGTGGCGATCTACGACCGCGTCGAGCGGCGCTGGAGCTTCGATGCGCGCGTGAGCACGGCGGGCGTGTCCTCGCTGAGCTTCGATCCGCTGTCGGGGCATTTCCTCGCCAGCTCCTACGACGGCCAGGTTTACCGCGTGCCGGCGATCCCGCGCTGA
- a CDS encoding GTP cyclohydrolase II, giving the protein MNQSDDHSGVSIRTRIKVPIRPRSSATAFETEMVTFNGLCDSAEHIALVFGKIGEAPLVRLHSECLTGDVFGSARCDCGEQLDESIALFGERGGILLYLRQEGRGIGLYNKLDAYRLQISQGLDTFAANRALNFPDDLRDFRVAAQMLKALGVGEVSLVTNNPDKTAQLTRHGIKVRQVKSTGVFANSVNFGYLHAKATQHRHAIKLNGEMQ; this is encoded by the coding sequence ATGAATCAATCCGATGATCATTCCGGTGTGAGCATCCGCACACGCATCAAGGTGCCGATTCGTCCGCGTTCGAGCGCGACGGCATTTGAAACCGAGATGGTGACCTTCAACGGTCTTTGCGACAGCGCCGAACATATCGCGCTGGTGTTCGGCAAGATCGGCGAGGCGCCGCTGGTGCGCCTGCATTCCGAGTGCCTGACGGGCGACGTGTTCGGCTCCGCGCGCTGCGACTGCGGCGAGCAGCTCGACGAGTCGATCGCGCTGTTCGGCGAGCGCGGCGGCATCCTGCTCTACCTGCGCCAGGAAGGGCGCGGCATCGGGCTCTACAACAAGCTCGACGCCTATCGCCTGCAGATCTCGCAGGGACTCGACACCTTCGCTGCCAATCGCGCGCTCAACTTCCCCGACGACCTGCGCGACTTCCGCGTGGCGGCCCAGATGCTCAAGGCGCTCGGCGTCGGCGAGGTCTCGCTGGTCACCAACAACCCCGACAAGACCGCGCAACTGACCCGTCACGGCATCAAGGTGCGCCAGGTGAAGTCGACCGGCGTGTTCGCCAACAGCGTCAACTTTGGTTATCTGCATGCGAAGGCGACCCAGCACCGGCATGCCATCAAGCTCAACGGAGAAATGCAATGA
- a CDS encoding class I SAM-dependent methyltransferase translates to MSTTARYDSIGGLFEDFTQSAAQRAIEVRTIFHMIGDVSGKSVLDLACGFGFFGREIYRRGAAKVVGVDISEKMIELAREESRKYGDPLEFHVRDVANMEPLGQFDLVNAAWLFNYADSVENLRKMFKVVRASLKPDGKLVAYTVDPDFSLAKGNFAKYGVNVLNERAWGPGYRHDAEFVTDPPSQFSFYRWSRADYESAIADAGFSHFEWQKPLLEADDIATHPPGFWDVFQNNCLQTGLVCKP, encoded by the coding sequence ATGAGTACGACAGCTCGATACGATTCGATTGGCGGATTGTTTGAGGATTTCACGCAATCCGCCGCGCAGCGGGCCATCGAGGTCCGCACGATTTTCCACATGATTGGTGACGTTTCCGGCAAGTCGGTGCTGGATCTGGCTTGCGGATTCGGTTTTTTCGGGCGTGAAATCTATCGGCGCGGCGCGGCCAAGGTGGTCGGCGTGGATATCTCCGAGAAGATGATCGAGCTGGCCCGTGAGGAGTCGCGCAAATACGGCGATCCGCTCGAATTCCACGTGCGCGACGTGGCCAACATGGAGCCGCTCGGGCAATTCGACCTGGTCAATGCCGCCTGGCTCTTCAATTACGCGGATTCGGTCGAGAATCTGCGCAAGATGTTCAAGGTGGTGCGCGCGAGCCTGAAGCCGGACGGCAAGCTGGTGGCCTATACCGTCGACCCGGATTTTTCGCTGGCCAAGGGCAATTTCGCGAAATACGGCGTGAACGTGCTCAACGAGCGCGCCTGGGGGCCGGGCTATCGCCACGATGCCGAGTTCGTGACCGATCCGCCCAGCCAGTTCAGCTTCTACCGCTGGAGCCGCGCGGATTACGAAAGCGCGATCGCCGATGCGGGTTTCAGCCACTTCGAATGGCAAAAGCCGCTGCTCGAGGCCGACGACATCGCCACCCATCCGCCCGGCTTCTGGGACGTGTTCCAGAACAACTGCCTGCAGACCGGCCTGGTCTGCAAGCCTTGA
- a CDS encoding LysR family transcriptional regulator, translating to MNNLKRIDLNLLVTLQALMTEKHISRTAMRLHKSQPAISHALAHLRDIFNDPLLVRRGGGLELTSRASELMQPLSDALDQLSALLEPPEFDPSQAQRVFRVSMSDYGARIVLPKLVRMLRANAPGIELVVSQANREAMRMQVMDGEVDLALGVFPPPSPELHTETLFVETFACLADAASMPASRMLDLEAWLARPHALVAMRAGTDNEIDRALGAQLRAERRIAVILPHWGVANELVVDTDLVLTVARRNLDAVRDDARLCVFDPPFPVESFEFQQMWHQRRQGDPAHSWLRQMIARVVRDR from the coding sequence ATGAATAATCTGAAGCGGATCGACCTCAACCTGCTGGTGACCCTGCAGGCCCTGATGACGGAGAAGCACATCTCTCGCACCGCCATGCGCCTGCACAAGAGCCAGCCGGCGATCAGCCATGCGCTGGCGCATCTGCGCGACATCTTCAACGACCCGCTGCTGGTGAGGCGCGGCGGGGGGCTGGAGCTGACCTCGCGCGCCAGCGAACTGATGCAGCCGCTGTCGGACGCGCTGGACCAGCTCAGCGCGCTGCTCGAGCCGCCCGAGTTCGATCCCTCGCAGGCGCAGCGCGTGTTTCGCGTGTCGATGTCCGATTACGGCGCGCGCATCGTGCTGCCCAAGCTGGTGCGCATGCTGCGCGCGAACGCGCCGGGCATCGAGCTGGTGGTCAGCCAGGCCAATCGCGAGGCGATGCGCATGCAGGTGATGGACGGCGAGGTCGACCTCGCGCTCGGCGTGTTCCCGCCGCCGTCCCCCGAGCTGCACACCGAGACGCTGTTCGTCGAGACCTTCGCCTGCCTGGCCGACGCGGCCAGCATGCCGGCCTCGCGCATGCTCGACCTGGAGGCCTGGCTGGCGCGCCCGCATGCGCTGGTGGCGATGCGCGCCGGCACCGACAACGAGATCGACCGCGCGCTCGGCGCGCAATTGCGCGCCGAGCGCCGCATCGCGGTGATCCTGCCGCACTGGGGCGTGGCCAACGAGTTGGTCGTCGATACCGACCTGGTGCTGACGGTGGCGCGGCGCAACCTCGACGCGGTGCGCGACGACGCACGGCTGTGCGTATTCGATCCGCCGTTTCCGGTCGAATCCTTCGAGTTTCAGCAAATGTGGCATCAGCGCCGGCAGGGCGACCCCGCGCACAGCTGGCTGCGCCAGATGATCGCGCGGGTGGTGCGCGACCGCTGA
- a CDS encoding DMT family transporter has protein sequence MPTSLSLSTATLAGAALVAGALVPLQAGSNAALGRALGHPLWATVASLLVSLLCVLPALFVFHAQAPLLGRAAQLPVWIWFGGVAGVIYITSALVLTPRLGATSFIVSVIAGQMLTSLLIDNYGLMGLPVKPANPGRVAGVLLILAGMLLVQWFTPATRPAAGQAGAGARPSAEAGPHAAREIEPNAHPHT, from the coding sequence ATGCCAACCTCTCTTTCGCTCTCGACCGCCACCCTCGCCGGCGCCGCCCTGGTGGCGGGCGCCCTGGTGCCACTGCAGGCCGGCAGCAACGCCGCGCTGGGCCGCGCGCTCGGCCATCCGCTGTGGGCCACCGTCGCCTCCCTGCTGGTCAGCCTGCTGTGCGTGCTGCCGGCGCTGTTCGTGTTCCACGCGCAGGCGCCGCTGCTCGGCCGCGCGGCGCAACTGCCGGTGTGGATCTGGTTCGGCGGCGTCGCCGGCGTGATCTACATCACCTCGGCCCTGGTGCTGACGCCGCGCCTGGGCGCGACCAGCTTCATCGTCAGCGTGATCGCCGGCCAGATGCTGACCTCGCTGCTGATCGACAACTACGGGCTGATGGGGCTGCCCGTGAAGCCCGCCAATCCCGGACGGGTGGCCGGCGTGCTGCTGATCCTCGCGGGCATGCTGCTGGTGCAATGGTTCACGCCGGCGACGCGGCCGGCCGCCGGCCAAGCCGGCGCAGGCGCCCGCCCCAGCGCCGAGGCCGGCCCCCACGCCGCCCGCGAGATCGAGCCGAACGCGCATCCCCACACCTGA
- a CDS encoding efflux RND transporter periplasmic adaptor subunit yields the protein MKSSQLILVGTAMAVVFGGLFLWHGRREAVANEAPPPSPPMSVTASKVRVGTAPSTLDAVGTLLAVRQVMIAPEVAGRVTAIHFTPGSQVRQGEPLVQLYDDPERAQLASLQAKAVFAKSQLARSQTLAPVGAEPRSVFDQHQFDYRSASADARQVEAVIRQKLVRAPFAGEIGIRQVNLGQYLNAGEAIATLTDLDTLYANFTLPQKYVGQLRVGQAVHLATDAYPGRDFVGKVTTIEPRVGDATRNVTVQATLDNRGHPLRPGMYAHVTLDLPSRPDVLSVPDTAVQSSQDGDMVAVVEKPNAQGIGTVALRKVRTGIAGGGRIEVLEGLRAGEVVLTAGQVRVAPGARVKIAYDRHDGDQASLAAGSRDVAAETAQ from the coding sequence ATGAAATCGTCACAACTGATTCTTGTCGGCACCGCCATGGCGGTGGTGTTCGGCGGCCTGTTCCTGTGGCACGGCCGCCGCGAGGCGGTCGCCAACGAGGCGCCGCCCCCTTCCCCCCCGATGAGCGTGACGGCCAGCAAGGTGCGCGTGGGCACCGCGCCCTCCACGCTCGACGCGGTCGGCACCCTGCTGGCGGTGCGCCAGGTGATGATCGCGCCCGAGGTGGCGGGCCGCGTCACCGCGATCCACTTCACGCCCGGCAGCCAGGTCCGCCAGGGCGAGCCGCTGGTGCAGCTCTACGACGATCCGGAGCGTGCCCAGCTCGCCAGCCTGCAGGCCAAGGCGGTATTCGCGAAGAGCCAGCTGGCGCGCTCGCAGACGCTCGCGCCGGTCGGCGCGGAGCCGCGCAGCGTGTTCGACCAGCACCAGTTCGACTATCGATCGGCCAGCGCCGACGCACGCCAGGTCGAGGCGGTGATCCGCCAGAAGCTGGTACGCGCGCCGTTCGCCGGCGAGATCGGGATCCGCCAGGTCAATCTCGGGCAGTACCTGAACGCCGGCGAGGCGATCGCCACGCTCACCGACCTCGACACCCTTTACGCGAACTTCACCCTGCCGCAGAAATACGTGGGGCAGCTGCGCGTCGGCCAGGCCGTGCATCTGGCCACCGATGCCTATCCGGGCCGCGATTTCGTCGGCAAGGTCACGACCATCGAGCCGCGCGTGGGCGACGCCACCCGCAACGTGACGGTGCAGGCCACCCTGGACAACCGCGGCCATCCGCTGCGGCCCGGCATGTACGCGCATGTCACCCTGGATCTGCCGTCGCGGCCCGACGTGCTGAGCGTGCCCGACACGGCCGTGCAGAGCTCCCAGGACGGCGATATGGTCGCGGTGGTCGAGAAACCGAACGCGCAGGGCATCGGCACCGTCGCGCTCCGCAAGGTGCGCACCGGGATCGCCGGCGGCGGGCGCATCGAGGTGCTCGAGGGGCTGCGCGCCGGCGAGGTGGTGCTGACGGCGGGCCAGGTGCGCGTCGCGCCCGGCGCGCGCGTGAAGATCGCCTACGACCGGCACGACGGCGACCAGGCCAGCCTGGCGGCGGGCTCCCGCGACGTCGCAGCGGAGACGGCGCAATGA